The region ACGTATTGTCCTCTttaggcctccatgcagggacacccctgacatagGCCTGGTCTCAGCAACTTTCCTTAAGCACAGAGGATGATCCCATTACCGCTTTACTCATGTTTCCTTAATGACTCTAacgccagaaccacatggccaaagtAGCCAAGCTCTGCTGCCTGCTTAGCGTGAAACCTGAACCCTTCCTGAACTGTATTGGCACAGGCTTtggtttgttgttgctctttaggGACAAGTCTTTCTTTAAGGctttttcttttcacaaattGCAGGATTAGCTGGCTAGGGTCTTGCTCTGAGGGGACCCCTCCCTTTACTCcattcctctttatttctttcagcaTCAACCAAGGCTGCAATGTTAAATTTCTTGTGCTCTTTTCCCACCAACTGcacatttgtatttccttttgCCCTGCTTGCTCTTTTTCCTGTGGATGTGCATAGCAGTGATCACCGATATCCACACAACAGAGTCCATATTAAATTGTCTTGAAATCTCTGCCTGCTAAAATCTATGAAATTAGTTCAAAGCCTTTTAATTTAgcttcaggcagactctttggacaaggacAGAAAACAACCATGATTTTGCCAAAATGTTACAAGAACTGTCTCTAACCTGGAAGCTAATATTGTTCCCCTCTGGACTCTCTTGATCTGGGCCTCTATAGTCTGCATTGTTCTCGGCACTATCTTCCAAGTTCCTACTAGTACTTTATTTAAAGTCTTTTTTATAGCGTTCAGCCATTTTCCTAGTTCAAAGTCCCAAAGTTTTCCACATTCCTACAAAACCCCAGGCCTGTGGCAGCAGTACCACCCTTCTGaaaccaacttctgtcttagtcatttttctattgctgtgaagagacaccatgaccaaggcagcttagaGAAGAATTGAGTTTCTTGAGGCTTACAATTTTAGATGGTGGCTCTGTGACCGTCATAGTagggagcagggcagcaggcaggcaagcatggtACTGAATTGGTAGTTGAGAGCTTACACCTGACAGACAAGAGGCAGAGAGGTGTGGCACAGTGGAAACGGCGGGGGCTTTGGAAACTTCCAAGCCCACCCCCAACGACAcagctcctccaacaaggctaaaccttcctaatactgtaattctttaatacagttcctcttgctgtggtgacccacaatcttaaaatttttgttgctgctttttagctataattttgctactgttatgaattctaatgtaaatatctgtgttttctgaaagTCTTAGGTAGCCCCTAttgaaagggttatttgacccCCTTAGAGGGGTCataacccacaggctgagaaagcATTTTTCTTGTCTATTAAGTTGACAGTTAAAATAGTCGTAGGGGAggcattcaggtcagttccagctcaggggtcTCTGCGTCTTTTTTTGAAGTGCATGgtatctttagcaatagggacttaccatCTACCTCTGGGGGGGGGAGTGTTGGGGGTAGCTGGGAGCAACAGCAACATGCTATATTTTGGGGGAGTCTTTTAGACACCCCTGGCCAGGAGCTCAAAAGAGTGCTTCTCATGTCTCACATTGGGATTTTTGTTAgatggtctttggctcttggagggagCACCACCAGGCCAGATgagaaaaatttattaaaactgtatgtgtatatttatacatagaaattacatttttatatttttaggtaAATTGCTAATATTATGATTCCTTGTGGCTTTTTCAgacatctttcctctctcttttgtctctATCACCCTAAAGAGCCTCCCTTTCCCTATTCCCCTAGCAGATCACTTGTATCATCCTAGCTTCCTAAGGAGGGAGGCATCCAACAGTCCTACCTATCTATGATGCTTATGAATCACATCAACAACCAGCAAGGCATGCATACTTGGGAGGTAATCAACAGCTCTACAATTGGACTTAACACCCTCCCAACAAGAGGGAAACCTTGCCTGGTCCTGGAAACCTAGCTAGCTACTCGGTTCTGGTGAAGTCGTGGTTATTGGAGAAGAACCTACAACCACTAACTTACTAAACCAGTATAACCCCTCACAACTATCTATCTTGTCCTTAAACCCACAGATAGGAGTttctctcatcaaagaaactgctttttgcAAGAGACGGAGACCATGgaggaaaatcacaaccaatcaaaacacAGAGTGGTAGAGCTCAGGCCTAGTGGATACATCTACAAGATATTCCCACAGCTAAGGCTGgaggaacattgcagaagagagggTAGAATTAGACGGTAAGAGTCAGAGTCAGGCAGTTGGCTgcgagattgtgtctcctagaatgCCAGAGGGTAGACttataaagtctcaccaacgtgATTGCTCACACATGAGccgaacaaggatgacaccaaggAACGTGCCAAAGCAGATGGGCAAAGCCCACTGTTGGGTCCAGGGGGGTTGTGCAGAGATGAGAACACCTtcaagtctaataaaccagaagcaaactttattccagaaaccagattccaggaaaaccagcagcaaattaaaaaaaaaaaaaaaacaaccaagaaaacactgcggggcacagaagcttatcagctagctgagaccacagccagagatttGTTAGGCTGTGGCAAAAGGTCGGTTTCTGAACCCACTTTTTATAATAGGAGCACCAAGCATTAGATCTGgaaaaaggaatttttatgatcttgcccTGATCTGTGGGTCAGTCAATGTAGATCCTAAGGAGGGGAGTGAGTTCTAcgtcaatgggtaactaggcagtTATCATGAAATATGCTTCAGAGTAGATTACAGCTAAAGTCACTAATTGCAAGAAAACAAGTGTCTTTAGCAATTAGTCAGAAAAGGGACTGCTAGTAATATCAGAGGGTTAGTAAATTATAATAATTTGTTCTTAGGCTGGGAATTTAGAAGATAGCAGAACGTTTTTCATactatctcaaggtaaaactcagagacagactGACGTACTTTCCAACCTCCATTATCAGAGCTCATTAGTCAACCTGTGTTTATCCCTTGTCCAGTGTTTCTCCGGGTACCTCCAGGCAGTGTATACTGGAGTCCCATGCCTCCCCTTCGCTGGTGTCAGTTTCCCCTAACAGAGACAGtgcctaacccagaggtcacgtatctctgtctcctaaaggttaactcagttcaTATCTGCCGTTTATCAAGGGTGGCCAGGACactactctcagtttgcagagagaagctccggccttgtaaatagaacagccagttgtaaaataaaaacttaagcgTCCAAGAAAATAGCTCACTGCGATTGATTTATCCttgatctgctgagaaagctgctgacagtttgttctcattctcctagacttataactttatatttctttaattttacattcttatttctggaatcttcatttttatattcttattcttggactcttcaccCACaagacctcaaccctacacacAGAACTATAGACAACTGAGGAAAGCTGTGGGTGGGAGAGGTGGTCCTCTCCAGGAGGGGTGATCCTCCCCAGGAGGGGTGGTCCTCCCCAGGAGGGGTGATCCTCCCCAGGAGAGAGCACACCATCctgttgtccagtgccaaatggtcatcCCCCAAAAAGACACACAGGTAGCATTAGACAGACTgaagggttatatttaggaatatagatGCATATACAATTACACATTTGCATGTGATAACAGTAAAAAAAGAGAGGCATGAATCTGAACAAGAGTGGGGAGAGGTACctggagggtttggagggagaacaGGGACGGgggaaatataaatgtattttagtaaaagatgaagaaaaatgcTTGTATAGGAATGGTAGAGTCTTTGAATGAAATAATGGTTTCCCAAACCAATATTGATGATAATAAAGTAGGtaattaaaggagaaaatagaaGAACCAACCCATTAACCAGCACAAATAATGGAGATTCCTCTGACTGGCTTGTGAGTGCCAAACCAGCCTTTCACAATGATAAGTCCCATTTGCTTGTtccatataatatttttttacttttaaatggttatttgggaggggcttccagacacagagaaattctacCCACAAAGCTCCTTCCCCTTGTTGCAGTGATTGACTTCCAGAGCTGTGGGCAGAGGCTACATGCATGAGTTGCTTTAGCTCTCCTCCATGTCTTATTTAACATCTGCTCAGTGTGAGCTCTGACCAGGTTGATTAGAACACACATTCCCAGGTCATTATTACATCCTACATTTCCATATAGATTGGAAACCTTTCATTTACTTCAGATGTAAATTTTCTTCAGACAAAAGAGATGGAAAGTGATTAACTCTAGAAGGCAGCTGTGGGTGTTTGGATTCAGGCAGGGGTCTCACTGCATGCAGTTGCAGTTACTCTTCCTTGTGCAATCGTCTATTCTAAGGCAGGTGCAACCCTGTGGGACCAAGCCCTGGCCATACTGtgtgcagagagatgctttgcAGTGTGTATTGAGTGCAGAACCGTCAGTAGGTGTCCACCAAGGAGCCAGGTGTCGGTGGAGATGATGTCTCAGATTCTGGTGTAGAAGGGTTTTGTATTCATGATGAACATGAGGATTTGGGGAAAATATATATAGGACTGACATTCCTGGACTGTTTGGTAACCCCATTTAAGGAGCATCCAGACTTTGGTGCACAGCAGAGGCACCATTTCCAATCCCATCAGCAAAGAAagggttcccttttctccactttCTCACTAACGTTCATTATTATCTGTCCTTGATGTAATTGCTTTCCTTGTGGATATGACCGCATTGTGGATATGACCTCATTGTGGATATGACCTCATTGTGGATATGACCGCATTGTGGATATGACTTTATTGTGGATATGACCGCATTGTGGtgagcttattttcttcttgtttttaaagCTAGCACACCACACATTTACAAAAACATTTAACTATTGAGCTGTCCTTCCATCTCCATTAAACTCTTTCTATGCAACActggcatatttttttttctaaatgttctCTTTAGTAAATAAAATCTCTCAATCTAaacttaattgttttaaaaaattgaaatgaatagAATTAACGTTCTTCTGACACTAAATCATTTTCAGaaatcttgacttttttttttaaatcttgactTTCAACTACGATTCCAAGAATTAATTTTGTGTCAACATTAGATTCTTTGAAATTGACTTTTAATGTAATATTCTTAAGAACACTTAACTTGCTTATCTCTCCTTATCCATCAAGAAACACATCATTCTCTACAGCTTGCTCTCATCACAAGGGGCAGCTGGAGCTGCAAAGTGCTGGGAATGGGACGGCCTGGCAGAGAATGCCAGAGCCAAGAGCTGAGCGAGCAGAGCCTGAAGGACCTCCCAGGAGCTCAGTTATGCCAGGTGGATGTGGGTGCCTGGCCGCACCCATCCTTGGGCACTTATTCTATGGTCTGTGTAGATCTGGGGGACCGTGGTGGCGGAGAACGCTGTTGAGCACAGCAGATCATGAAACTTAGTGGGCAGCATAGAGCTGGAAGTTATATCTCTACAAAGGAAACTGTGTGTTTGTTACTATAAATGAAGCATTAGGAGAGCCATGGAGAGACAGGGTGGCTTGGTTAAAGAATACAAAgtgttttgtctttctgtgaGCCCAATCCCAGACTGTTCTGTACATTTATGGGAACACGCTCATTCTAAACCCTTAAGTTGGCCTGGATACCACAGAAGGACGAGAGTAGTCTGgaccttctgaatgtggctgacaattgggcagaagccaatgataatggcactgggatttgtctctaccgcatgtactggctttttgggatcctaatctatttggatgcataccttcctaagcctggatggagaggaggagggccttggacttcatGGAGGAGTGAAAGAGTTAAGAGGACAGGAAGCCATGCCACTTGAGTTAGGTTAGCATGGAGGTTAGCCACATGGTGGACAAGCAGCCTCAGAGCAGGGAGGGGagttttaaacagaaaaacccaaaGTGTTAGTGAGAGCATGCTTGAAACACaggcagaaaggagaaaagggcaaGTCATACTTCTCTGGgtgaatcagaaaagcaaaaccacttGTGAGCTATTGCGTTGTGAGTCACTGTGATAAGGGGAGGGAATTCCGGAAAGCAGAGTGTGATCTCACTAAAAGGATAATTATTCCTCCTGTCCCTTTAGGTTGGCTGACTGAGGATCTGCCTTCCAGAGTGGGAGGCCTGACTCCCCGTGGGATGGTCTCTTAGACAGGTGTCTGACCTGACAGGGTCCATTCACATCCGAGTTCCTGTTGTCTAGatctgaagaaaataattttctgccaATAGGCCTTGACTACTTCTGTAACAATACTTATTCTCTGAACATCCTTTTcaccaattttttaaaatgcttctcCTTCCTAAGTCTCTGACACAGAGCCAAACCATTGTCTATGGTCCACAAATTAGAACAGAGTTGAAcatctggtcattttttttcaagCAAAATATGTGGCCATGTGCCTTGCTCAGGGTTCTGACCATGTGAAGATGTCTCTTCACCAGGGAGTTCGTGGTTGTCCCAGATAGGAGCACTAATAATATAGATGTACCCTCTGTGTGGTTTCTGCTCAGCGCCACACCCTGACCACTTTCTCAATCCTTTCTAAACTATATGAAGCCAAAGGTACGTGTTGGGGCTAGAAAGGCATTGCTACAGATCTAAGAACCATAGGCATTTGAACAATTTTTTCTCGCAAGTCTCTTGTTCCCTCAGGAACTGCTCAACAACATTTATTACAGCTATTTGATGACAGATTCCATCTATGCATGTCTAATTTTAAGGTTTAGTGAGTCACATCAATCTCAACTCATGAAGTCTTGCTCAGATCACATGGCAACACTGATGGTCACATGGTAACACATGGCAACTCAGAATACATTGGTGTTCCACTGTCAAGCCTTCAGCTCCCACGAGGGCTAGTAATAAGCCCATTAGCAGCTATTTTTCAGAGGAGAGAAGTTGTCTAAAGGTGATCATCATCGAATCTTGCTCCAAATTCTCAAGGGTCTCTCCTGAAATTCGCTCACAGAGTCTGCCAAAGACTCCAAACAGCATTCTTAGGTGCTGCTGAGACCAGAAGTCCAATCAAGTACGCTGGATTACATTAATCAAGTGAGAGAACATTCTACAGAGATGCCTGGACCATTGAAAACCCCTATTTTCTTCTGGCTCCACTCAAAGGCAGCGGCTTTAAGGTTCGCTTACTATATGGGTTTGAGTAACACACTCAAGTGAGGATTGTGCTGCTTTCAAAATCCACTGAGCTCTGTGTGTCTTAGTCAACGGGCCATATGCAAGCAACCCAAAGTAAACCGAGGTAGACTCTTACTGAAAAGAGCTATTAAGGCAGAAGGGATATTTGTTAGAGAAAGTTAGTTTACATGGCAGACAGGAGGTAAGAAAGTATATTGGGGGgatagaaaatgacaagattagTTATGTATATACAAaactatcaaagaataaaaattaaatatgaacagCTTTCTGTATGTCAAATATAAACTTGAAGAGAACGAAGTCaagaaaaaattcaattaaaaagtttttttttttaatacccaGGAATCCACCTAACCAAGGTGGTAAAGGACCTCTGTAATGAGAACATTTAGACGACAGAGAAACAAGGGATGAAGAAGCCTGAAGATGGAAAGCTgacccatgctcatggattggtatgACAGTGTAACAATTAGTAGAATATCAAAAGTTATGTAGCTAATGTCCTTTTTACTAAAATTTCAGTGTTCTTCAGAACACTAcaaaacagctttaaaatttaTAGGAGAACACAAAAGATATATTTTGCATGCTGACACAGGTATGAATTTCTCTCATGATTGGGCTGTGTTAGGTTATGATAGGGTCACTTGCGTATGACCTACACGCCTGTGACGTGACCACAGACCTTGGTCTCTAGATGGCTTCTACAAGGCCAATGTGCAGCTAGAATACAGTTCTGATCCATTCATGAGAAAAGAGATTCATAGCACAGGTGCAATACAGTGGAATACAAGactgtctcttctctctcaccAAAGACAAACAATTTTCACTTGTCAAACCCAGGTGAATTAAAATCATTAAGTTGTACAAAATTTCAAATAGACTTTCAGGTCATTGTTAAATGAGGGCATCTAAAACCCTGGAGATGAAGCTCAAGCAAAGGTGGAATCCCGACTTTCTACTGAAAAGGACCACAGACACTGTCTCCCAGAACTCAGTTTCCACAGTCAGCTGCACCATCAAACAGAATTATATCTTTTACCTGCATAAAAAGTTATAGAACCAAAgccagaaagaaagcagaatacTACAGTTAAAACCGagctttatttttaagacattaCAGTGTATGCTCTTTTTATTAAAGCAAATTTAAAGATCCTTGCTAGAATCGGTAACATAAAGAACTTCAGAGCATGCAATAAAATATCAGTAAGGTTTTCTTAGTGTTCACACAACAGCGTGGACCTTAAACATCTTGAGTGTTGGATCCCTCACAGGACAGGCTGGCTAGTATAATGCAGGAGGCCTCCTCACTGTATAACAGAGGAGGACCCCTTGCTGTATAACAGAGGAGGACCCCTTGCTGTATAATGCAGGAGGCCCCCTCgctgtttcttctttttgcctGCTCTAACCTTGTCACCATCATGAAGCACACATCTTGGGGCAGCATACTTCTGAGACAATGGTGCAGGAATTTTTTCACTCTGGCTGCCTTTGCGTTGCCATCCAAATCCCAAATGCTACTCTGGCTGGAAGAAAAACACATTGCGTGAACCCCAAAGAGTGCAGCAAAGCGGCTTTAGCACAGTATCTGCCTGGAACTTCTACCTTTCGTGTTCACCACCCACGGTCAAACCAAACTTAGAGAACATCTACAGTGAGCAAGGAGAGGCTGTCATCCGTAATCAAACATCAACTCTAGCCACTAATTCAGAGCTGCACACTTAGTCAAACAAGGAACGGGGTTTTTATCCACAGCTGACGTAAGTGAAGACCACTTCCTTCTTGGCTTCCCGGTTGATGGTGGGTGACACTGACATACCTGATCTCTCTCAGGTGACACATTGCTGTCCTCTGTCATATCCTCAAATGCAGGAATGTCACTCAAGAGACACGTGTCGATTATCTCCTGGTCTTCCAATACTGAGTCTGAAGAGCAAGTCATCATTTCCCAGAATTCATCACTAGTCTccatggaaaagcaaacaaaacattgaAAACCAACAGATACCAGAAAAGtgtgaaaagaaaaaccacagcGTTAACAATTCATAAGCCACTCACCAGGTCGCTAAGCTCATTCAGGCCCATGCAGAAGCTGCTCTTGCCCTGCTCATATTCTGTGTTGTGCTCCTcgattttcttcttattttcttcccacaccattcttctgtgtccttcttcATCCTGGAAATCAACACAGCAGGTAATATTTCTTTCCTATTAACCCCCACACAAGCTGACCAAAGGAAATGTAGGGACAGGCAAAGCGGATCCATGGAGAGGGACCTCAGGACACTACATCCTCCACACCTAGAGGATCAACGAGACTGATCACCTTGACTTTAGAACATCTGTCTTTAGGCAATTCCTTGGCAATGGCTGGTCCCCATGGCCACATCCATGTCCACGAACTTCCTAGAGGTAAGATCATTCTGAGATCTCTCTGGACTGCTTCTGTTACTAACCTGGCTGTAACTTTTCTCATATTTCCTCTTCCACTCCTGCCATTCAGCATCTAAACTGGGATCAGCTAGTGAAGAAGCCGAAGCCATTTCCAAGCAAAGGATATTTGGGAAAACAACAGGAGTCAGGTATCAAAAACCTAGAGAAAGAAGTGCAGGGTTAGCCATAGCTAAGCTATTGACATATTGATTTTTGCAGCATCAGTCAGTTCGATCTCATGCCCTGTGCACCTTGGCTGGTGTCGGAAATAGTTTCCAAGGAAGAGGCTGAGGCTAGGACTGCATAGTCCTTGGCTGTCTAGGAGCTGCTTAAATACAAAGGAGGCCCCCAGGGCATAGGCTCAGCCCCACCTCCAATCCAATCTCCTCTGGACGGTTGCTCTCCTTACCTGGAGGCCTTGGACCACCACCTGGCATCATGTGCAAGCTCAATTAGTTCATCTGGGTCACAGAGTTAAACATTGTGGCTCAGGAGACAAACTAGATCCCAGTCCCAAGCTCTGTGCTATAGGATGATGCTTTTCTGAGAAATCTAAGACTCACAGAATATTCTGTTTGTTACAAAGAAAATCTTCAGGGACATCAAAAATCATGGCAGGATGACAACAATGGGGACAGCTAGTGTCCCACAGTCCTTCCTACCTCAGATTCTGTGTCTGCACGGAGAGCATGTGCTAGTCTAAGAATTGTGAAGGCGCTGCTGACAGCAACCTGAAGAATTAAGGGTAGGTGTCTGTGTCTGCCTTGCCTGAAGCAGCCTCTGACCATAGGAGCGTCTTCAGAGAAGATGAAATACCCACCCCAAACCAGAGATGTGAGACACGCTCATCATTTCTCCTGGCCATAAATGTctcagtcctggaactctcatcACGAGTAAAAATCATCTGAGTTGCCTGAACCAAGGAAGAGATGCCTCATGTGTACAAAGATGGCCTACAGGGTTAGACCAGACACATGAAACTTGCTGTGCGGACATCCCCATTACGCTGACTGGATACAGTGTGACTGAAAAATACAGAGGATGTAAATTACTGCATGTGAAGAGTTCTGGtgtgtttctatttcattatatcatagaaaaagataaaaaagtggATTCACGCACGTTTTCCTTTGAGTTTTCCGAAGTTTTCTTATTCACATGTTAGACAGATAATTGATATTTAAGGATGTTCGTGTGTTTGTTACAGGCAGAATTGGATGGATACAGCCTTATAAAGTGTGTGTGCTTCTTCCTCAGTCGGGGTGAATACCAGTCTGCACAGCAAATTGAAATATACAGATAATAGGAGCAAAGTTTAGCTCGGCAttccaaacaaaatgaaagaaatctctGCATGTTTGCAGTGTGCTTGGGGTTTGAAAAAGTAGTCATGGTTTAATCTTGGCTTAGTGTTCTGTACTTATGTTTAAAAGTAAAtgatagccgggcagtggtggcgcacgcctttaatcccagcactcgggaggcagaggcaggcggatctctgtgagtttgaggccagcctggtctacaagagctagttccaggacaggaaccaaaagctacagagaaaccctgtctcgaaaaaccaaaaataaaaataataaaaaaataataaaagtaaatgataTTGAGGAAAGACCGGAGGGCTGCTCTCTTAGACTAACGTTGCCATAATTGCAGCATGGCTTCTGGCAGCAGGAGCAAAGGGGCAAAGAAGATGAGATCTGTCCTTTTCACACCAGCGGCTGGTGAGTATTTATGCCTAGCTAAATTAACTTCTACCAGTGccttctgtagagctggatttgtAGAGAGTGCTTGAATTTGGTTTCATCATGCAATGATTTGAAGTCTAGCTGGGTGTGGTTGGCTGTGCTGAAACCTGTGGTCTCCTAGAGTCTGTACATCTGTCCAGGtccttctgtgtctttgagtCTCTATCGAGACATTCAGTGTTATTCCAATGAGCCTGCTTTCGCATgctacttggtctttttcctttgcatcatttaatatcttcctttcttttgtatgtttaatgctttgatttttttaaaaagatttatttatttattatgtatacaacattccttccatgtatactttgcatgccagaagagggcaccagatctcataatagatggttgtgagccaccatgtggttgctgggaattgaacttaggacctctggaagagcagtcagtactcttaacctctgaaccatctcttcagcccgtgctttgatttttatgtgtcttGGAGGATTTATTTTCTGGTTCTGTCTTTTTGGTGTTCTATAAGGAtcttgtaccttgataggcaCCTCCTTCATTGGGTTACGggaattttcttggtttttattgAAAACCTTTTCTCTGTTGTTGACTTgggtttctcctccttcctctgtttctattaCTCATAgatttggttttttcttttttatagtttgTCACATTTTCTGGAtggttttgcctgaatgtgtttagatttaacattttctttgactgaggtgTTCGTTTCTTTTACCTGCTCTTAACTGTTTGAGATTCTCCCTTCCAGGTCTTGTATTCTGTTTTGGGGACTTTTCTGAGTGTTTTGActtcttaaagttttcatttcctgttttagggaattttgtgttttccttagtgATTCTACTTCAACTTTCATGTCTTGCACAAcacactgtttttgtttgtttatttggatgtttgttttgtatgcatgtgttttcaCAGACATCAGGGGCCTCTTATGGAAATCAAATATTGGTCCTGCTACAGACTCCAGACAGCAATCCTATCTGTCactgaggactcaggttcaatcaAGTATGTTGGGTAAATAGCTCACATGACAGAACATTCTACATAGCATCAAGGACCTGTTGAGTAGCCTTATCTTATCCCGGCCACACTCAAAGGCAGCAGCTTTCAAGTTCCTTAGCTATCTGGGTTAGAATAACACATTCAAGTGAGGAATGCAAAGCTTTCAAAATCTAAATAGATTATTAAGCCCGGTGCAGTTCAGTCAGTAAAACTCCCACCTAGGCACGAGCACAAAGCCTTCAACGACAATAACAACAACCTCCACACCCACTTAAACAATGTAGTAAAGATCCTCT is a window of Chionomys nivalis chromosome 13, mChiNiv1.1, whole genome shotgun sequence DNA encoding:
- the LOC130885555 gene encoding protein CTLA-2-beta-like gives rise to the protein MASASSLADPSLDAEWQEWKRKYEKSYSQDEEGHRRMVWEENKKKIEEHNTEYEQGKSSFCMGLNELSDLTSDEFWEMMTCSSDSVLEDQEIIDTCLLSDIPAFEDMTEDSNVSPERDQVKDIILFDGAADCGN